In a single window of the Desulfobacterales bacterium genome:
- a CDS encoding acetyltransferase has product MHYDVFNGDADGICALHQLRLAEPRPTAGLVTGVKRDIRLLDRLTGIRGAEITVLDISLDSNRAALEPLLANNKITYIDHHFAGEIPDSPQLVTHIDPSPGICTGLIVNQLLNGRFRAWAVVAAFGDNLHQAAAQAAAPLGLSKKNLAALRELGELINYNGYGASIADLHFPPGTVYADLRPYLDPLAWLEQSELLQELRQGFAGDMARARACEPIRESAAGRIFQLPAAAWARRVSGVFSNEKARERPDLAHALLVENPDHSLRISVRAPLADRRDADLLCRLFPGGGGRAAAAGINALPPDRLSCFIDQFNRIFSP; this is encoded by the coding sequence ATGCACTATGACGTATTCAACGGCGATGCCGACGGGATCTGCGCCCTGCACCAGCTCCGGCTGGCCGAGCCCCGGCCAACGGCCGGACTGGTCACCGGGGTCAAGCGGGATATCCGCCTGCTCGACCGGCTGACCGGGATACGCGGGGCAGAGATCACGGTGCTCGATATCTCGCTGGACAGCAACCGGGCCGCGCTTGAACCGCTGCTGGCCAACAATAAAATCACCTATATTGATCACCATTTTGCCGGTGAGATCCCGGATTCGCCGCAGCTCGTCACCCATATCGACCCCAGCCCTGGAATCTGCACCGGGCTTATCGTCAACCAACTGCTCAACGGCCGGTTCCGGGCCTGGGCCGTGGTGGCGGCATTCGGCGACAATCTCCACCAGGCGGCCGCGCAGGCGGCCGCGCCCCTGGGACTGAGTAAAAAAAATCTTGCCGCCCTGCGCGAATTAGGCGAGTTGATCAACTACAACGGCTACGGCGCCTCGATAGCGGACCTCCACTTTCCGCCCGGCACGGTCTATGCGGACCTGCGCCCCTATCTCGACCCCCTGGCCTGGCTTGAGCAGTCGGAGCTGTTACAAGAACTGCGCCAGGGATTTGCCGGTGACATGGCCCGGGCCCGGGCATGTGAACCAATCCGGGAGAGCGCGGCCGGCCGCATCTTTCAGCTGCCGGCCGCGGCATGGGCCAGGCGGGTTTCCGGGGTGTTCAGCAATGAGAAGGCCAGGGAAAGGCCTGACCTGGCCCATGCCCTGCTGGTCGAGAATCCGGACCACAGCTTAAGGATCAGCGTCCGGGCCCCGCTTGCCGACCGCCGGGACGCCGATCTGCTCTGCCGTTTATTCCCCGGCGGCGGCGGCCGGGCCGCGGCCGCCGGGATCAACGCTCTGCCGCCGGACCGGTTATCTTGTTTTATCGATCAGTTCAACCGGATATTCAGCCCATGA
- a CDS encoding MltA domain-containing protein: MKQVSPDRLPPLTDDLDQDSLVAAIGHSIQYLEKLPPERSFVFAGTSCSAAWLAESLTSFLKLLESAPDNDALFKGIAGQFLVFRARGSGLFGRILVTGYYEPILDGSLTEKYPYIYPLYRVPPDLVVRTAADGTKETGRLVDNELVPYWSRAEIEEKNLLAGLEMVYLADPVDAFILHVQGSGKIRLRDGSLRGILFAGKNGLPYRSIGRLLVDQGRMKLAEVSMPGIRSYLAAHPEELTKILHHNPSFIFFRWDPGTGLVGNLGAPLTAGRSIAADQKIYPAGALGFLKSRKPRLDASGKIREWIPLSRFVLVQDSGSAIKGPGRLDLFWGNTDYARTAAGAMQHKGEFYLLVKKRP, from the coding sequence ATGAAACAGGTATCCCCCGACCGGCTGCCGCCCCTGACCGATGATCTTGACCAGGACTCGCTGGTCGCGGCCATTGGCCACAGTATTCAATACCTGGAAAAGCTGCCGCCCGAACGTAGCTTTGTTTTTGCCGGCACCAGCTGTTCGGCGGCCTGGCTGGCCGAGTCGCTGACCTCTTTTCTGAAACTGCTGGAAAGCGCGCCGGACAATGACGCCCTCTTCAAGGGCATTGCCGGGCAATTCCTGGTTTTTCGGGCCCGGGGCAGCGGCCTTTTCGGAAGGATTCTGGTCACCGGCTACTATGAACCGATCCTGGACGGCAGTTTAACTGAAAAATACCCCTATATTTATCCCCTGTACCGGGTGCCTCCAGACCTGGTGGTCCGCACGGCAGCGGACGGCACCAAAGAGACCGGCCGGCTGGTGGACAACGAACTTGTTCCCTACTGGAGCCGGGCCGAAATAGAAGAGAAAAATCTGCTCGCCGGCCTGGAGATGGTCTATCTCGCCGACCCGGTGGACGCCTTTATCCTCCATGTCCAGGGCTCGGGCAAGATCCGGCTCCGGGACGGGTCGTTGCGCGGGATCCTCTTTGCCGGCAAGAACGGACTCCCCTACAGGAGCATCGGCCGGCTGCTGGTGGATCAAGGCAGGATGAAACTCGCCGAGGTGAGCATGCCCGGGATCAGAAGCTACCTGGCCGCGCACCCGGAGGAATTAACCAAAATACTCCATCACAACCCCTCTTTCATCTTCTTCCGCTGGGACCCGGGCACCGGGCTGGTGGGCAACCTGGGCGCGCCGCTGACCGCGGGCCGGTCAATTGCCGCGGACCAGAAAATATATCCGGCCGGGGCGTTGGGATTTCTGAAGAGCCGGAAACCGCGGCTCGATGCCAGCGGCAAAATCCGCGAGTGGATACCGCTCTCCCGCTTCGTGCTGGTCCAGGACAGCGGCTCGGCGATCAAGGGGCCGGGCCGGCTTGATCTGTTCTGGGGCAATACAGACTATGCCCGGACCGCGGCCGGGGCCATGCAGCACAAGGGCGAGTTTTATCTGTTGGTCAAGAAAAGGCCGTAA